Proteins from one Deinococcus apachensis DSM 19763 genomic window:
- the hflX gene encoding GTPase HflX — MHGNTSGLRPAQLKALGNLYRRRIEPGRIGSPELARNLAELSDDIRREVSVLIDRRGRVISVSVADAKGAELPDLRLGEHRLAGFHLLHTHPRGGVLSKGDLSTLFLKRLDAVSAIEVRNEGQPGLVHTAHLTPPGTVGEEEDWRVLDPVQSFQIDDFDLGAQVSALEEEIARAARTREAKKDRERAILVQIDQGEFDAEERLEELSELARTAGAEVVHKELVYRRHLKAGTLVGAGKLEELTSKAYHLDADLLIFGQELGPAQAREIEAATGLKVLDRTQLILDIFALHAQGVESRLQVELAQLRYMKPRLLGAGAQLSRIGGSAGSAAGGAIGTRGPGETKLELDRRRINDRLSFLEKQLESVAVRREERRKGRARNDVPVISIVGYTNAGKSTLLNAFTHAAEEPRRVLAENKLFATLRPTSRQGFIEGIGPVIFTDTVGFIRDLPKDLTRAFRATLEEIGDADVLLHVVDVAGPGADTRLDAVNRILEDLGFREMPTVIALNKAEAADPDVLEREAERTGGIPVSALKSLGLTELKEALADAVGQVQRQEFASREEARERAAEYR; from the coding sequence GTGCATGGCAACACGTCGGGCCTGCGCCCGGCTCAACTGAAAGCCCTCGGGAACCTGTACCGCCGCCGCATTGAGCCGGGGCGGATTGGGTCGCCCGAACTCGCGCGCAATCTCGCCGAGCTGTCGGACGACATCCGGCGCGAGGTCAGCGTTCTGATCGACCGCCGGGGACGCGTCATCTCGGTCTCCGTCGCGGATGCCAAGGGCGCCGAACTGCCCGATCTTCGTCTCGGCGAGCACCGGCTGGCGGGCTTTCACCTGCTCCATACCCACCCGCGCGGCGGGGTATTGAGCAAGGGCGACCTCTCCACGCTGTTCCTCAAGCGGCTGGACGCGGTCAGCGCCATTGAGGTTCGGAACGAGGGCCAGCCCGGCCTCGTCCACACCGCGCACCTCACGCCTCCCGGCACGGTCGGCGAGGAGGAGGACTGGCGCGTCCTCGACCCGGTGCAGTCCTTCCAGATCGACGATTTCGACCTGGGTGCGCAGGTTTCGGCGCTGGAGGAGGAAATCGCCCGCGCCGCCCGCACCCGCGAGGCGAAGAAGGACCGTGAGCGCGCCATCTTGGTGCAGATCGACCAGGGCGAGTTCGACGCCGAGGAGCGACTGGAGGAACTCTCGGAACTCGCACGGACGGCGGGCGCCGAGGTCGTTCACAAGGAACTCGTCTACCGCCGCCACCTCAAGGCCGGGACCCTGGTGGGCGCGGGCAAGCTTGAAGAACTCACGAGCAAGGCCTACCACCTTGACGCCGACCTGCTGATCTTCGGGCAGGAACTCGGCCCGGCCCAGGCGCGCGAGATTGAGGCGGCGACGGGGCTCAAGGTGCTGGACCGCACCCAGCTCATCCTCGACATCTTCGCGCTGCACGCGCAGGGCGTCGAGTCGCGCCTCCAGGTCGAACTCGCGCAGCTCCGGTACATGAAGCCGCGGCTGCTGGGTGCGGGCGCGCAGCTCTCGCGCATCGGCGGCTCGGCGGGCAGCGCGGCGGGTGGCGCCATCGGCACGCGCGGCCCCGGTGAGACGAAGCTGGAGCTGGACCGCCGCCGCATCAACGACCGCCTCTCGTTCCTGGAGAAACAACTGGAGAGCGTCGCCGTCCGCCGCGAGGAGCGCCGCAAGGGCCGCGCCCGCAACGACGTGCCCGTGATCTCCATCGTCGGGTACACGAACGCGGGCAAGTCCACCCTGCTCAACGCCTTCACCCACGCCGCCGAGGAGCCGCGCCGGGTGCTGGCCGAGAACAAGCTCTTCGCCACCCTGCGCCCGACGAGCCGCCAGGGCTTCATCGAGGGCATCGGGCCGGTCATCTTCACCGACACGGTGGGTTTTATCCGCGACCTGCCGAAAGATCTCACCCGCGCCTTCCGCGCCACGCTGGAGGAGATCGGCGACGCGGACGTGCTCCTGCACGTGGTGGATGTGGCGGGACCCGGGGCCGATACCCGCCTAGACGCGGTGAACCGCATTCTGGAGGACCTGGGCTTCCGCGAGATGCCCACCGTAATCGCGCTGAACAAGGCCGAGGCCGCCGACCCCGACGTTCTGGAGCGCGAGGCGGAGCGCACGGGCGGCATCCCCGTAAGCGCCCTGAAGAGCCTCGGCCTGACGGAACTCAAGGAGGCGCTGGCCGATGCGGTGGGTCAGGTGCAGCGCCAGGAATTCGCCTCGCGGGAAGAGGCGCGCGAGCGGGCGGCGGAATACCGGTAG
- the murJ gene encoding murein biosynthesis integral membrane protein MurJ, which produces MTVPPAAPDPGLSPQGPASPAPASAPRRSLRANTLIVMAGTLGSRLSGIVRAQVMALFGNTLLDAFLIAVRVPNLLRELLAEGALVNSFIPVYKTLDDVGRRQLASAFSGVLIAVNLLLMALGILAAPWIVDLLLAGSPNVDRALAVYMTQLVMPFLMLISLASVAMGLLNADEHFRESSFAPVAFNLAGIVVLLLLPDTATWLAFGWLLGGVAQLVVQLPALRRFGLLPTPALRGHPALGRVLRQMAPFTLTAGARQFLNLYVTRLLSNAQQFQAGTQSGYFYAETLFTTVNGLFVVSPALALFPRFSQYAAEKNWAEFRSLTVQAIRTTTFLAAPMSALLVALAPYAVSLFNLRPGFDVPRFQAGTGILTGWALALVPWAVVTILLRTFYARERTRVAVLVSATGFVVEVLLYHLLVPGFGLIGFGLSTTVSGVLMASALGWMYQLKLGFPTFAVLAHLGRIVPLAVLAGVVAWLVSRVLPAPGFIVPGVFGLSVAGGIGLGVYLVGALVLRLPEVAGVLRRLRR; this is translated from the coding sequence GTGACCGTCCCGCCCGCCGCCCCTGATCCCGGCCTTTCACCGCAGGGCCCCGCTTCGCCTGCCCCGGCATCGGCCCCGCGCCGTTCCCTCCGGGCGAACACCCTGATCGTGATGGCGGGGACGCTAGGATCGCGGCTTTCGGGGATCGTGCGGGCGCAGGTCATGGCCCTGTTCGGAAACACATTGCTTGACGCCTTCCTGATCGCCGTGAGGGTCCCGAACCTGCTCCGGGAACTGCTGGCGGAGGGTGCCCTCGTCAACTCCTTCATCCCCGTGTACAAGACGCTGGATGACGTGGGGCGCAGGCAACTTGCCTCGGCCTTCAGCGGGGTGCTGATCGCCGTCAACCTGCTGCTGATGGCCCTGGGCATCCTGGCCGCGCCGTGGATCGTGGACCTGCTGCTGGCGGGCTCGCCGAACGTGGACCGGGCGCTGGCGGTCTATATGACGCAGCTCGTGATGCCGTTCCTGATGCTTATCAGCCTCGCGTCGGTGGCGATGGGCCTGCTGAACGCCGACGAACACTTCCGCGAGAGCAGCTTCGCCCCGGTCGCGTTCAACCTGGCGGGTATCGTGGTGCTGCTGCTGCTCCCGGACACGGCAACCTGGCTGGCCTTCGGGTGGCTGCTCGGCGGCGTGGCGCAGCTCGTCGTGCAACTCCCGGCGCTGCGGCGCTTCGGGCTCCTGCCCACCCCCGCCCTGCGCGGGCACCCTGCGCTCGGCCGGGTGCTGCGGCAGATGGCCCCCTTCACCCTGACGGCGGGTGCGCGGCAGTTCCTGAACCTGTACGTCACGCGCCTGCTCAGCAACGCCCAGCAGTTCCAGGCGGGCACCCAGTCCGGGTACTTCTATGCCGAGACGCTGTTCACCACCGTCAACGGCCTCTTCGTTGTCTCGCCCGCCCTCGCCCTCTTCCCGCGCTTCTCACAGTATGCCGCCGAGAAGAACTGGGCTGAGTTCCGGTCCCTCACCGTGCAGGCGATCCGTACCACTACCTTCCTGGCCGCACCCATGAGTGCCCTGCTCGTCGCGCTCGCGCCCTATGCGGTCAGCCTCTTCAACCTGCGCCCGGGCTTCGACGTGCCCCGCTTCCAGGCGGGGACGGGCATCCTGACCGGCTGGGCGCTCGCCCTCGTGCCCTGGGCGGTCGTGACCATCCTGCTGCGGACCTTCTACGCCCGCGAGCGGACGCGCGTGGCCGTCCTCGTCAGCGCGACGGGTTTCGTGGTGGAGGTGCTGCTTTACCACCTGCTGGTGCCCGGGTTCGGCCTGATCGGTTTCGGGCTGAGCACCACCGTGAGCGGTGTGCTGATGGCCTCTGCGCTGGGCTGGATGTATCAGCTCAAGCTCGGTTTTCCCACATTCGCCGTCCTCGCGCACCTGGGTCGGATCGTGCCGCTGGCCGTACTGGCCGGAGTGGTCGCCTGGCTCGTCTCGCGGGTGCTGCCCGCCCCCGGCTTCATCGTTCCCGGGGTGTTTGGGCTGTCGGTGGCGGGGGGTATTGGATTGGGCGTGTATCTCGTGGGTGCCCTCGTCCTGCGGCTGCCCGAGGTGGCGGGGGTGCTACGGCGGCTGAGGCGGTGA
- a CDS encoding type II secretion system F family protein has translation MPVYEYRVRDRSGKVLKSQMEADTIGQVRDALRAKNLLIVEIKPPKTGMNADVKIPGLTDRPPNLKQVAVFSKQLATLINAGVPLVQALAILQKQIENKAFQTIIRAVRTDVESGTPLSEALVKHPKVFNRLYINLVRAGETSGTLDAILERIAAFQEKELTLRGKIKSALTYPVVVLVFAIGITYFLLTTIVPQFAGILAQLNAPLPLITRVLMAVSDFLKHSGLLIIGFVALIVVAYRWYYKTPQGRHVIDDVKLRLPVFGNLLQKSAISSFARTFGLLISSGVNIIESLEITKGTANNAIVEDTIENAKNVVMVGDQMSASLATSRVFPPMVVSMVAIGEETGALDNMLAKVGDFYDREVDEAVSSLTAAIEPLMIVFLGSIVGTIVAGMFLPMFSIIGQLSK, from the coding sequence ATGCCGGTCTACGAATATCGCGTCCGGGACCGCTCTGGAAAGGTCCTGAAGTCCCAGATGGAGGCCGACACCATCGGTCAGGTCCGCGACGCCCTGCGCGCCAAGAACCTGCTGATCGTCGAGATCAAGCCTCCTAAGACGGGCATGAACGCCGACGTGAAGATCCCCGGCCTGACCGACCGGCCCCCCAACCTGAAGCAGGTCGCGGTGTTCAGCAAGCAGCTCGCCACGCTGATCAACGCGGGTGTGCCGCTCGTGCAGGCGCTGGCGATCCTGCAAAAGCAGATCGAGAACAAGGCCTTCCAGACCATCATCCGAGCCGTCCGCACCGACGTGGAGAGCGGCACGCCGCTGAGCGAGGCCCTCGTCAAGCACCCCAAGGTCTTCAACCGGCTGTATATCAACCTCGTGCGCGCGGGCGAGACGAGCGGGACGCTGGACGCCATTCTGGAGCGCATCGCCGCCTTCCAGGAAAAGGAACTCACCCTGCGCGGCAAGATCAAGAGCGCCCTGACGTATCCGGTCGTGGTGCTCGTGTTCGCCATCGGCATTACGTACTTCCTGCTGACGACCATCGTGCCGCAGTTCGCTGGCATTCTGGCGCAGCTCAACGCGCCGCTCCCGCTGATCACCCGCGTGTTGATGGCCGTCTCGGACTTCCTGAAGCACTCGGGCCTGCTGATCATCGGCTTCGTCGCCCTGATCGTGGTGGCCTACCGCTGGTACTACAAGACGCCCCAGGGCCGCCACGTGATCGACGACGTGAAGCTGCGCCTGCCCGTGTTCGGCAACCTCCTACAGAAAAGCGCGATCAGCTCCTTCGCCCGCACCTTCGGCCTGCTGATCAGCAGCGGCGTGAACATCATCGAGAGCCTGGAGATCACCAAGGGCACCGCGAACAACGCGATTGTGGAGGACACCATCGAGAACGCCAAGAACGTGGTGATGGTGGGCGACCAGATGAGCGCCAGCCTCGCCACCAGCCGGGTGTTCCCCCCGATGGTGGTCAGCATGGTCGCCATCGGCGAGGAGACGGGCGCACTCGACAACATGCTCGCCAAGGTCGGCGACTTCTACGACCGCGAGGTGGACGAGGCCGTGAGCAGCCTGACCGCCGCCATCGAGCCGCTGATGATCGTGTTCCTGGGCAGCATCGTGGGCACGATTGTCGCGGGGATGTTCCTGCCTATGTTCAGCATCATCGGGCAGCTCAGCAAGTAA
- a CDS encoding L-threonylcarbamoyladenylate synthase, translating to MKEQSHSAGQVGGAVARAAALLASGDVVGYPTETVWGLAARPDQPGAVAQLYALKGRDGGKPVQISCVDAETARVLARGGMAFEALAPLWPGPLTLVLPANEACPPALAPGGWVGLRVPDHPVALALLRACGGTLATTSLNPSGQPAARTLAEARAYGLATLLLPDGGVPARGLASTVVRLDPDGDRLEVLREGALPEEVLWERLRTLGVLGGGA from the coding sequence ATGAAGGAACAGTCACACAGCGCGGGACAGGTGGGGGGCGCGGTCGCGCGGGCTGCGGCCCTGCTCGCATCGGGGGACGTGGTGGGCTACCCCACCGAGACGGTCTGGGGTCTGGCCGCTCGCCCCGACCAGCCGGGGGCGGTGGCCCAGCTGTATGCCCTGAAGGGCCGTGACGGTGGAAAGCCCGTGCAGATCTCCTGCGTGGACGCGGAGACGGCGCGAGTTCTGGCCCGAGGGGGAATGGCCTTCGAGGCCCTGGCCCCGCTGTGGCCCGGCCCGCTGACGCTGGTGCTGCCCGCGAATGAGGCCTGTCCGCCCGCCCTGGCCCCCGGGGGATGGGTCGGCCTGCGGGTGCCGGACCATCCGGTCGCGCTCGCGCTGCTGCGGGCCTGCGGCGGCACGCTGGCGACCACCAGCCTCAACCCCAGTGGGCAACCCGCGGCCCGGACCCTCGCCGAGGCGCGGGCGTATGGTCTGGCCACGCTGCTCCTCCCCGACGGGGGCGTTCCGGCGCGGGGATTGGCGAGCACCGTCGTGCGGCTCGACCCGGATGGGGACCGGTTGGAGGTGCTGCGCGAGGGGGCGCTCCCCGAGGAAGTGCTGTGGGAGCGGCTGCGTACCCTGGGGGTTCTCGGAGGAGGAGCGTGA
- the scpB gene encoding SMC-Scp complex subunit ScpB: MTPSPQALIGAALLAAGRPVTRREIAEVLGLPEEAAARALTAFADTLSAVGLGFEVEAVAGGYRLVVPPALSAHLAPLLAPPPLPPLSAAALEVLAVIAYRQPVTRAEIEAMRGGSAGTVVTLQERELVKVVGRSDAVGQPLLYGTTERFLLEFGLTGLDDLPPLEGADFSHLLRG; encoded by the coding sequence GTGACGCCCTCTCCCCAGGCGCTGATCGGGGCGGCTCTCCTCGCGGCCGGACGGCCCGTCACCCGGCGCGAGATCGCCGAAGTGCTGGGCCTGCCCGAGGAAGCTGCCGCCCGCGCCCTGACGGCCTTTGCCGACACCCTGAGTGCAGTGGGGCTGGGCTTCGAGGTGGAGGCCGTGGCGGGGGGCTACCGCCTGGTCGTGCCGCCCGCCCTCTCCGCCCACCTGGCTCCCCTGCTCGCGCCGCCCCCACTGCCCCCGCTGAGTGCCGCCGCGCTGGAAGTCCTCGCCGTGATCGCCTACCGCCAGCCCGTCACCCGCGCCGAGATCGAGGCGATGCGGGGCGGCAGCGCGGGCACGGTGGTCACCCTCCAGGAGCGCGAACTCGTGAAGGTCGTGGGCCGCAGCGACGCCGTGGGACAGCCACTGCTGTACGGCACCACCGAACGCTTTCTGCTGGAGTTCGGCCTGACGGGCCTGGACGACCTTCCGCCGCTGGAGGGCGCGGACTTCTCCCACCTGCTGCGCGGCTGA
- a CDS encoding DUF4388 domain-containing protein — translation MTQSTTSLDPFDPLELLRLLAERGSTGVFAVTHPAGLFQAWLEGGRVQHLHFGSERGAEALARLLGDPVGQFHFEAGLRCPDPMLDTSLDELVLEALDALPEGGLKFGGPAQFTSPERIGRLNWTPAEREVLRQIRAGRPLSELAEDPQARRLIVKLCRMRLLAPRASRVARLTVGVSRQGAGAALVDLQIHGRWQSGAARPLTQVAVRREDGSVVTLPVRGQPGLGPRLLLPPELLLHTGLRGGESVLVRPG, via the coding sequence ATGACCCAGAGCACGACCAGCCTCGACCCCTTCGACCCCCTGGAGCTGCTGCGCCTGCTCGCCGAGCGCGGCAGCACCGGCGTCTTCGCGGTGACCCACCCGGCCGGGCTGTTCCAGGCGTGGCTGGAGGGGGGCCGGGTCCAGCACCTGCACTTCGGGTCCGAGCGGGGGGCGGAGGCCCTGGCCCGGCTGCTGGGCGATCCGGTCGGCCAGTTCCACTTCGAGGCGGGCCTGCGCTGCCCCGACCCCATGCTCGACACTTCCCTCGACGAACTCGTGCTGGAGGCGCTGGACGCCCTGCCGGAGGGCGGGCTCAAGTTCGGGGGTCCGGCGCAGTTCACCTCCCCGGAGCGGATAGGCCGCCTGAACTGGACACCCGCCGAGCGGGAGGTGCTGCGGCAGATCCGGGCCGGGCGACCCCTGTCGGAGCTCGCCGAGGACCCGCAGGCGCGGCGCCTGATCGTGAAGCTCTGCCGCATGCGGCTGCTCGCGCCGCGCGCCTCGCGGGTCGCGCGCCTGACCGTCGGGGTGTCGCGGCAGGGAGCGGGAGCGGCCCTGGTGGACCTCCAGATTCACGGCCGCTGGCAGTCGGGCGCGGCGCGGCCCCTGACCCAGGTCGCCGTGCGCCGCGAGGACGGCAGCGTGGTCACCCTCCCCGTGCGGGGCCAACCCGGTCTCGGCCCGCGCCTGCTGCTGCCGCCCGAGCTGCTGCTGCACACCGGGCTGCGCGGCGGGGAAAGCGTACTCGTGCGGCCGGGATAA
- the gatA gene encoding Asp-tRNA(Asn)/Glu-tRNA(Gln) amidotransferase subunit GatA — protein MPDAPSAATDLARAVLAGETTPQALLDAARARVEAARDLNILVSLNDRADEQAGRVQARLDTGETLPLAGIPVIVKDNINVTGTRTTCGSRILANYVSPYDATVVERLAGAGAVIVGKANMDEFAMGSSTETSAFGPTLNPWDPGRVPGGTSGGSAAAVAANLTPVALGSDTGGSIRQPAAFTGVYGLKPTYGRVSRYGLVAHASSLDQIGPFARSAADLALLMNVIAGHDPRDATSLEAPPAFRPGSPDDLRGLRIGVIRESLRGNTPGVEAVLNATLDALRGAGATVTEASVPSVEHAIAAYYLISMPEASSNLARYDGMVYGERVPAPDVAHSMTRTREEGFGPEVKRRILLGTYALSSGYYDAYYSKAMRVRRLIAQDFARALEGVDMLVTPTSPFPAFRRGEKTSDPLAMYAADVDTVAINLAGLPALSVPAGFETVGGVRLPVGIQFIAPALQDERLVTLAGGLEGIGAVRAELAPGYGG, from the coding sequence ATGCCGGACGCCCCTTCCGCCGCCACCGACCTCGCCCGCGCCGTCCTGGCCGGGGAAACAACGCCGCAGGCGCTGCTGGACGCCGCCCGCGCCCGTGTGGAGGCGGCCCGCGACCTCAACATTCTGGTCAGCCTGAATGACCGGGCGGACGAGCAGGCGGGGCGGGTGCAGGCCCGGCTGGACACGGGGGAGACGTTGCCGCTGGCGGGGATTCCCGTCATCGTGAAGGACAACATCAACGTGACGGGCACCCGCACGACCTGCGGCAGCCGCATCCTGGCGAACTACGTCTCGCCCTACGACGCGACGGTGGTGGAGCGCCTGGCGGGTGCCGGGGCCGTGATCGTCGGCAAGGCGAACATGGACGAGTTCGCTATGGGGTCGAGCACCGAGACCAGCGCCTTCGGCCCCACCCTGAATCCCTGGGACCCGGGGCGGGTGCCGGGGGGAACCAGCGGCGGGAGTGCCGCCGCTGTCGCGGCGAACCTGACCCCGGTGGCCCTGGGCAGCGACACCGGCGGCAGTATCCGTCAGCCCGCCGCCTTCACGGGCGTTTATGGTCTGAAACCCACGTACGGGCGTGTCAGCCGCTACGGCCTCGTCGCCCATGCCAGCAGCCTCGACCAGATCGGCCCCTTCGCCCGCTCGGCGGCCGACCTCGCGCTGCTCATGAACGTGATCGCCGGGCACGACCCGCGCGACGCGACCAGCCTGGAAGCCCCCCCGGCCTTCCGCCCGGGCAGCCCGGACGACCTGCGGGGCCTGCGGATCGGCGTGATCCGCGAGAGCCTGCGCGGCAACACACCCGGGGTGGAGGCCGTGCTGAACGCGACCCTGGACGCCCTGCGCGGCGCCGGGGCGACCGTCACCGAGGCCAGCGTTCCCTCCGTCGAACACGCCATCGCCGCCTACTACCTGATCTCCATGCCCGAGGCGAGTTCCAACCTCGCCCGGTACGACGGCATGGTGTACGGCGAGCGTGTGCCCGCCCCCGACGTGGCGCACAGCATGACCCGGACCCGCGAGGAGGGTTTCGGCCCCGAGGTCAAGCGCCGTATCCTGCTGGGCACCTACGCCCTGTCGAGCGGCTACTACGACGCCTACTACTCCAAGGCGATGCGGGTGCGGCGCCTGATCGCGCAGGACTTCGCCCGGGCACTGGAGGGGGTGGATATGCTCGTCACCCCGACCAGCCCCTTCCCCGCCTTCCGCCGCGGCGAGAAGACGAGCGATCCCCTCGCCATGTACGCCGCCGACGTGGACACGGTGGCAATCAACCTCGCGGGCCTCCCGGCGCTCAGCGTGCCCGCCGGGTTCGAGACGGTGGGGGGCGTGAGGCTGCCCGTCGGGATTCAGTTCATCGCGCCCGCCCTTCAGGACGAACGCCTGGTGACGCTGGCAGGCGGGCTGGAGGGGATCGGGGCCGTGCGGGCGGAGCTGGCGCCTGGATACGGCGGCTGA
- a CDS encoding alpha/beta fold hydrolase translates to MDEIRRLDVGDTWLHAVLRGSEDLPPLIVLHGGPGLDHTEFADYLDPLTDTVRLVLLDGRAQGRSDRDVPPATWTLPQMAADVSAAARALGARRYAVFGHSFGAFVALQHAVEQPGEAAATVVCCGLGSARWLDGLPGRLAAFEPPELREQVQASWASEADVETEADFARLMHEQMPWHFADPRDPRIPEYEARVEAAAPRYAPDVLRQFSVAGYGGIEVEDRLDRVTGRLLALAGRHDRTCPPEAGELIAARVQRGEGQIFERSGHMPFVEEPEAFLRVVRDFLRRALA, encoded by the coding sequence ATGGATGAAATCCGTCGGCTTGACGTGGGGGATACCTGGCTGCACGCCGTCCTGCGTGGCTCGGAAGATCTGCCCCCGCTGATCGTCCTGCACGGGGGCCCGGGGCTGGACCACACCGAGTTCGCGGATTACCTCGACCCGCTGACGGACACCGTGCGGCTGGTGCTGCTCGACGGCCGGGCGCAGGGGCGCAGCGACCGCGACGTGCCTCCGGCGACGTGGACGCTCCCCCAGATGGCCGCCGACGTGAGCGCCGCCGCCCGCGCCCTCGGAGCCCGGCGCTACGCCGTCTTCGGGCACTCCTTCGGAGCCTTTGTGGCGCTGCAACATGCGGTCGAGCAGCCTGGCGAGGCCGCCGCCACGGTCGTCTGCTGCGGCCTGGGTTCCGCCCGCTGGCTGGACGGGCTGCCGGGGCGCCTCGCGGCGTTCGAGCCCCCCGAGTTGCGCGAGCAGGTGCAGGCCTCCTGGGCGAGCGAGGCGGACGTGGAGACCGAGGCGGACTTCGCCCGGTTGATGCACGAGCAGATGCCGTGGCACTTCGCCGATCCCCGTGACCCCCGCATCCCCGAGTACGAGGCGAGGGTCGAGGCCGCCGCCCCCCGCTACGCGCCCGACGTCCTGCGGCAGTTCAGCGTGGCCGGATACGGCGGGATCGAGGTCGAGGACCGCCTGGACCGGGTGACCGGGCGGCTGCTCGCCCTCGCCGGACGGCACGACCGCACCTGCCCGCCGGAAGCGGGCGAACTCATCGCGGCCCGCGTCCAGCGCGGGGAGGGCCAGATCTTCGAGCGCAGCGGTCATATGCCATTCGTCGAGGAACCGGAGGCCTTTCTGAGAGTGGTCCGGGACTTCCTGCGCCGCGCCCTGGCCTGA
- the truB gene encoding tRNA pseudouridine(55) synthase TruB: MPVIAVDKPLGLTSHDVVNRARRARGTKRVGHTGTLDPLATGALVLCVDDSTKLVQFMEADAKDYLAWISLGAGTPTLDAEGPLAEVVPVSPPREEEVRAVLAGFLGPQLQVPPQYSAVQIGGRRAYAVARAGGELDLPARDVVIHSLELLGVYGSVREAPRTFSPGAGGWRPDPIGRTFTLPGPLGDFPTLLVRASVGSGTYLRSLARDVGVALGGPAHLAGLVRTRVGRYDLAEAVSMEQLAEASGIPDLAALHFPRIEADERLARELRQGKRPRSGAVGRHVVTLGGELVALVDGDGEALRVVRAWA; the protein is encoded by the coding sequence ATGCCGGTGATCGCCGTGGACAAACCGCTGGGTCTGACCTCTCACGACGTGGTGAACCGGGCCCGGCGTGCCCGCGGCACGAAACGGGTGGGCCACACGGGCACGCTCGACCCGCTGGCGACCGGCGCGCTCGTGCTGTGTGTGGACGACTCCACCAAGCTCGTGCAGTTCATGGAGGCCGACGCCAAGGATTACCTCGCCTGGATCAGCCTGGGTGCGGGGACGCCGACCCTGGACGCCGAGGGGCCCCTGGCGGAGGTCGTGCCCGTCTCCCCGCCACGAGAGGAAGAGGTGAGGGCGGTGCTGGCCGGATTTCTGGGACCGCAGCTTCAGGTTCCCCCGCAGTACAGCGCCGTGCAGATCGGTGGGAGGCGGGCCTACGCCGTCGCCCGGGCCGGGGGCGAACTGGACCTGCCCGCCCGGGACGTCGTGATCCACTCGCTGGAGTTGCTGGGCGTGTACGGCAGCGTGCGGGAGGCTCCCCGGACCTTCTCGCCCGGTGCTGGGGGCTGGCGGCCGGACCCAATCGGCCGGACTTTCACCCTCCCCGGGCCGCTGGGCGACTTTCCCACCCTGCTCGTGCGGGCGAGCGTGGGGAGCGGCACGTACCTGCGCTCGCTCGCACGGGACGTGGGGGTGGCACTGGGCGGCCCTGCTCACCTCGCGGGACTGGTCCGCACCCGGGTGGGCCGCTACGACCTCGCCGAGGCCGTGAGCATGGAGCAACTGGCGGAGGCGTCCGGCATTCCCGACCTCGCCGCCCTCCATTTCCCGCGCATCGAGGCGGACGAGCGGCTGGCGCGGGAGTTGCGGCAGGGCAAGCGGCCGAGGTCCGGGGCGGTGGGACGGCACGTCGTCACCCTGGGCGGGGAACTCGTCGCCTTGGTGGATGGGGACGGGGAGGCCCTGCGGGTGGTGCGGGCGTGGGCGTGA